A single Streptomyces sp. 2114.4 DNA region contains:
- a CDS encoding metallophosphoesterase — MIFALIVVPVLGLFFGVHRYLWCRLVRDTTTPHTRPRRAGTAAAFALPLTALAALLAARAGAPFPLQQALAWPGFLWLALVLYLTLALLVGEAVRAAGLRVLGDEEAGGGTGEDAGAPSDAGTGSRGGAPSGAGAPSNAGTRSGAGPRSSAGAQPDAGAPPDAGTPSHAGTPSDVSPSLSPSPSPPSAPTLLPPGTHALPPLAAPPRRLFLARAVAAGATLAATATVGYGTVTTLRGPAVKRVTIPLTKLPRAAHGFRIAVVSDIHLGPILGRAHTRRIVEVINRTDPDLVAIVGDLVDGSVADLAPAAEPLRGLRSRFGSYFVTGNHEYYSGAAQWVDHVRELGVHPLENARTELPGFDLAGVNDLAGQTEHAGPDYDLALSGRDPSRAVVLMAHQPVTIHDTVRFGVDLQLSGHTHGGQLWPFTYVAGATNPTVAGLERYGDTQLYVTRGAGAWGPPVRVGAPPDVTVVELASTQA, encoded by the coding sequence CCCTGATCGTGGTCCCGGTCCTCGGACTGTTCTTCGGCGTGCACCGCTACTTGTGGTGCCGGCTCGTCCGCGACACCACCACACCGCACACCCGCCCCCGCCGAGCAGGCACCGCCGCCGCCTTCGCCCTCCCCCTGACCGCCCTCGCCGCCCTGCTGGCCGCCCGCGCCGGCGCCCCCTTCCCCCTCCAGCAGGCACTCGCCTGGCCCGGCTTCCTCTGGCTGGCACTGGTGCTCTATCTCACACTGGCCCTGCTGGTGGGGGAGGCGGTCCGCGCGGCGGGGCTCCGGGTACTCGGCGATGAGGAGGCGGGTGGGGGGACGGGGGAGGACGCCGGGGCGCCGTCGGACGCGGGGACGGGGTCGCGCGGCGGGGCTCCGTCGGGTGCGGGGGCTCCGTCGAACGCCGGGACGCGGTCGGGCGCCGGCCCGCGGTCGAGCGCGGGAGCTCAGCCGGACGCGGGGGCTCCGCCAGACGCCGGGACGCCATCGCACGCGGGAACGCCATCGGATGTCTCCCCGTCACTCTCCCCGTCCCCCTCCCCGCCCTCGGCGCCGACCCTCCTGCCGCCCGGCACCCACGCCCTGCCGCCGCTCGCCGCGCCGCCCCGCCGGCTCTTCCTCGCCCGGGCGGTCGCCGCCGGTGCCACCCTCGCCGCCACGGCCACCGTCGGCTACGGCACCGTGACCACCCTCCGCGGCCCGGCCGTGAAGCGCGTCACCATCCCCCTGACCAAACTGCCCCGCGCCGCCCATGGATTCCGGATCGCCGTCGTCAGCGATATCCACCTGGGCCCGATCCTCGGCCGCGCCCACACCCGACGCATCGTCGAGGTCATCAACCGCACCGACCCCGACCTGGTGGCCATCGTCGGCGACCTGGTCGACGGGAGCGTCGCGGACCTCGCCCCGGCCGCGGAACCGCTGCGCGGACTGCGCTCTCGATTCGGGTCTTATTTCGTCACGGGAAATCACGAGTATTACTCGGGCGCGGCCCAATGGGTCGACCACGTACGTGAATTGGGCGTACATCCCCTGGAAAATGCCCGTACGGAATTGCCCGGCTTCGATCTCGCGGGCGTCAACGACCTCGCGGGCCAGACCGAACACGCCGGCCCGGACTACGACCTGGCCCTGAGCGGACGGGATCCCTCCCGCGCCGTCGTCCTGATGGCCCACCAGCCGGTCACCATCCACGACACCGTACGGTTCGGTGTTGACCTCCAGCTCTCCGGCCACACCCACGGCGGCCAGCTGTGGCCCTTCACCTACGTCGCCGGCGCCACCAACCCCACCGTCGCCGGCCTGGAGCGCTACGGCGACACCCAGCTCTACGTCACCCGCGGCGCGGGCGCCTGGGGGCCACCGGTCCGGGTGGGGGCACCACCGGATGTCACGGTCGTCGAACTTGCGTCGACACAGGCATAG
- a CDS encoding S8 family serine peptidase produces the protein MTGALLITAGGTASADQTRKDLWPLEAFGAEQLWKEATGKGVTVAVLDTGFRKTHQDVKGQFLPEPYFGKATQAEGAKNLKPGEYVLDHGTGMAAIIAGHGHGPGGSEGVKGLAPDAKILPVPEYKNTGMATRWAVDHGADVINMSYNEGRSADTCESIHYAISKGAVVVAGMGNDAATEKSYPVGCPGVIGVGAVDQYGKSAEFNNYNSDMDLLAPGVEIPAATGRSDSSYHTENGNSGSTAYVSAAAALLKEKYPDLTPGQIANRLVKTAGLPKDQKGLKLPDAHYGYGFIQPGPALRKDIPEGSKEGPLPMPKGKASSQLDAGAPNPDAPMGGKAATERALLYGGIGLGVLVVVGAVVAIVVAVRRRKSAGSQSWG, from the coding sequence TTGACCGGCGCGCTGCTCATCACCGCGGGTGGTACCGCCTCCGCAGATCAAACACGCAAGGATCTGTGGCCGTTGGAGGCGTTCGGGGCCGAACAGCTGTGGAAGGAAGCCACCGGCAAGGGAGTGACGGTGGCTGTGCTCGACACGGGCTTTCGGAAGACCCATCAAGATGTGAAGGGGCAGTTCCTTCCCGAGCCGTATTTCGGGAAAGCGACCCAGGCGGAGGGGGCCAAAAACCTCAAGCCGGGTGAGTACGTCCTCGACCACGGTACCGGCATGGCGGCGATCATCGCGGGCCACGGTCACGGTCCGGGAGGTTCTGAAGGCGTCAAGGGGCTGGCGCCTGATGCCAAGATCCTTCCGGTGCCTGAGTACAAGAACACCGGGATGGCCACGCGCTGGGCCGTGGACCACGGTGCTGACGTCATCAATATGTCCTATAACGAGGGTCGTTCGGCTGATACCTGCGAATCCATCCACTACGCAATTTCAAAGGGCGCTGTGGTGGTGGCCGGTATGGGTAACGACGCTGCGACCGAGAAAAGCTATCCGGTGGGCTGCCCAGGTGTGATCGGTGTCGGTGCGGTCGACCAATACGGCAAGTCGGCCGAGTTCAACAACTACAACTCCGACATGGACTTGCTCGCGCCCGGGGTGGAGATCCCTGCCGCGACGGGCAGGAGCGACTCGAGCTACCACACGGAGAACGGCAACTCGGGTTCCACCGCCTACGTCTCCGCCGCAGCCGCCCTCCTCAAGGAGAAGTACCCCGACCTCACTCCCGGCCAGATCGCCAACCGGCTGGTGAAGACGGCCGGTCTGCCCAAGGACCAGAAGGGACTCAAGCTCCCGGACGCGCACTACGGCTACGGCTTCATCCAGCCCGGCCCCGCCCTGCGGAAGGACATCCCCGAGGGCTCCAAGGAGGGCCCGCTGCCGATGCCGAAGGGCAAGGCGTCCTCGCAGCTGGACGCCGGCGCGCCCAACCCCGACGCGCCGATGGGCGGCAAGGCGGCGACGGAGCGGGCCCTGCTCTACGGTGGCATCGGCCTCGGTGTCCTGGTGGTCGTCGGTGCCGTCGTCGCCATCGTCGTGGCAGTCCGTCGCCGCAAGAGCGCCGGCAGCCAGAGCTGGGGCTGA
- a CDS encoding FBP domain-containing protein, with protein MDPVSEKAIRASFVNCSKGEASRIHLPVGLAELPWGELDFLGWRDPGAPDRSYLVAPRGDGIIGVTLRVPQGVRRSFTKTTVCSVCVTGHPGSGVSLLAARRAGPLGRQGNTVGTYLCADLACSLYVRGRKRSQLAGRHEETLPLEERIARTVRNLDAFLDKVLEGER; from the coding sequence ATGGACCCCGTAAGTGAAAAAGCAATACGCGCCTCGTTCGTCAACTGCTCGAAGGGGGAGGCGAGCAGGATCCATCTGCCGGTGGGGCTGGCCGAACTCCCGTGGGGGGAGCTGGACTTCCTGGGGTGGCGCGATCCGGGAGCGCCGGACCGGAGCTATCTGGTCGCGCCGCGGGGTGACGGGATCATCGGGGTGACGCTGCGGGTGCCGCAGGGCGTGCGGCGGAGTTTCACGAAGACGACGGTGTGCTCGGTCTGTGTGACCGGGCATCCGGGGTCCGGGGTCAGCCTGCTGGCCGCGCGCCGGGCGGGTCCCCTGGGGCGGCAGGGCAACACCGTCGGGACGTATCTGTGCGCCGACCTTGCCTGCTCCCTCTACGTCCGGGGACGCAAGCGGTCCCAGCTCGCCGGGCGGCACGAGGAGACGCTGCCGCTGGAGGAGCGGATCGCCCGTACCGTACGGAACCTGGACGCCTTCCTGGACAAGGTCCTCGAGGGCGAGCGGTAG
- a CDS encoding succinate dehydrogenase iron-sulfur subunit, whose amino-acid sequence MSTPTLDKNSAALDAAEDGASHLITVTFRIRRFNPEVSEDASWEDFQLEIDPKERVLDALHKIKWELDGTLTFRRSCAHGICGSDAMRINGRNRLACKTLIKDINPEKPITVEAIKGLTVMKDLVVDMEPFFQAYRDVMPFLITTGNEPTRERRQSAEDRERFDDTTKCILCAACTSSCPVFWNDGQYFGPAAIVNAHRFIFDSRDEGGEQRLEILNDKDGVWRCRTTFNCTDACPRGIEVTKAIQEVKRALITRRF is encoded by the coding sequence ATGAGCACCCCGACTCTCGACAAGAACTCCGCGGCACTGGACGCGGCCGAGGACGGCGCTTCGCACCTGATCACGGTCACCTTTCGGATCCGCCGGTTCAACCCGGAGGTCTCGGAGGACGCCAGCTGGGAGGACTTCCAGCTGGAGATCGACCCCAAGGAGCGCGTCCTGGACGCCCTCCACAAGATCAAGTGGGAGCTCGACGGGACGCTGACCTTCCGTCGTTCCTGCGCCCACGGCATCTGCGGCTCGGACGCCATGCGCATCAACGGCCGCAACCGTCTCGCCTGCAAGACGCTGATCAAGGACATCAACCCGGAGAAGCCGATCACGGTCGAGGCCATCAAGGGCCTCACGGTGATGAAGGACCTTGTCGTCGACATGGAGCCCTTCTTCCAGGCGTACCGGGACGTGATGCCCTTCCTCATCACGACCGGCAACGAGCCGACCCGTGAGCGGCGTCAGTCCGCCGAGGACCGCGAGCGCTTCGACGACACCACCAAGTGCATCCTGTGCGCCGCCTGCACGTCCTCGTGCCCGGTGTTCTGGAACGACGGCCAGTACTTCGGCCCGGCGGCGATCGTCAACGCGCACCGCTTCATCTTCGACTCGCGTGACGAGGGCGGCGAGCAGCGGCTCGAAATCCTCAACGACAAGGACGGCGTCTGGCGCTGCCGGACGACCTTCAACTGCACGGACGCCTGCCCGCGCGGTATCGAGGTCACCAAGGCCATCCAGGAAGTCAAGCGCGCGCTGATCACCCGTCGCTTCTGA
- the sdhA gene encoding succinate dehydrogenase flavoprotein subunit, whose protein sequence is MQIHKYDTVIVGAGGAGMRAAIESTKRSRTAVLTKLYPTRSHTGAAQGGMAAALANVEEDNWEWHTFDTIKGGDYLVDQDAAEILAKEAIDSVLDLEKMGLPFNRTPDGTIDQRRFGGHSRNHGEAPVRRSCYASDRTGHMILQTLYQNCVKEGVEFFNEFYVLDLLLQDVDGVKKSAGVVAYELATGEVHVFQAKSIIFASGGTGKFFKVTSNAHTLTGDGQAAAYRRGLPLEDMEFFQFHPTGIWRMGILLTEGARGEGGILRNKDGERFMEKYAPVMKDLASRDVVSRSIYTEIREGRGCGPDGDHVYLDLTHLPPEQLDAKLPDITEFARTYLGIEPYTDPIPIQPTAHYAMGGIPTNVEGEVLADNTTVVPGLYAAGEVACVSVHGANRLGTNSLLDINVFGRRAGIAAAEYSATADFVELPEDPAKQVIDQVERLRNSNGTERVTEIRKELQECMDANVMVFRTEQTIKTAVEKIGELRKRYLNVSVQDKGKRFNTDLLEAIELGNLLDLAEVMAVSALARKESRGGHYREDYPNRDDVNFMRHTMAYREVGADGAESIRLDYKPVVQTRYQPMERKY, encoded by the coding sequence ATGCAGATCCACAAGTACGACACCGTCATCGTCGGCGCCGGTGGCGCGGGCATGCGCGCGGCCATCGAGTCGACCAAGCGCAGCCGCACCGCGGTCCTGACGAAGCTCTACCCGACCCGCTCCCACACCGGCGCCGCCCAGGGTGGCATGGCTGCCGCCCTCGCCAACGTCGAGGAAGACAACTGGGAGTGGCACACCTTCGACACGATCAAGGGCGGCGACTACCTGGTCGACCAGGACGCCGCCGAGATCCTGGCGAAGGAGGCCATCGACTCGGTCCTCGACCTGGAGAAGATGGGCCTGCCGTTCAACCGCACGCCGGACGGCACGATCGACCAGCGCCGCTTCGGCGGTCACTCCCGTAACCACGGTGAGGCCCCGGTCCGCCGGTCCTGCTACGCCTCGGACCGCACCGGCCACATGATCCTCCAGACGCTGTACCAGAACTGCGTCAAGGAGGGCGTGGAGTTCTTCAACGAGTTCTACGTGCTCGACCTGCTGCTCCAGGACGTCGACGGCGTCAAGAAGTCGGCGGGCGTCGTGGCGTACGAGCTGGCCACCGGCGAGGTGCACGTCTTCCAGGCGAAGTCGATCATCTTCGCGTCCGGCGGCACCGGCAAGTTCTTCAAGGTGACCTCCAACGCGCACACCCTGACCGGTGACGGCCAGGCCGCGGCCTACCGCCGCGGGCTGCCGCTGGAGGACATGGAGTTCTTCCAGTTCCACCCGACGGGCATCTGGCGCATGGGCATCCTGCTGACGGAGGGCGCCCGTGGTGAGGGCGGCATCCTCCGCAACAAGGACGGCGAGCGCTTCATGGAGAAGTACGCGCCCGTCATGAAGGACCTCGCCTCGCGCGACGTCGTCTCGCGCTCCATCTACACGGAGATCCGCGAGGGCCGCGGCTGCGGTCCGGACGGCGACCACGTCTACCTGGACCTGACCCACCTGCCGCCGGAGCAGCTGGACGCCAAGCTCCCGGACATCACCGAGTTCGCGCGGACCTACCTCGGTATCGAGCCCTACACGGACCCGATCCCGATCCAGCCGACCGCGCACTACGCCATGGGCGGCATCCCGACCAACGTCGAGGGTGAGGTGCTGGCGGACAACACCACCGTCGTACCGGGCCTGTACGCCGCCGGCGAGGTGGCCTGTGTCTCCGTGCACGGCGCCAACCGCCTGGGCACCAACTCGCTCCTGGACATCAACGTCTTCGGGCGCCGGGCCGGCATCGCGGCGGCGGAGTACTCGGCCACCGCCGACTTCGTCGAGCTCCCCGAGGACCCGGCGAAGCAGGTCATCGACCAGGTCGAGCGACTGCGCAACTCCAACGGCACCGAGCGGGTCACCGAGATCCGCAAGGAGCTGCAGGAGTGCATGGACGCCAATGTGATGGTGTTCCGCACCGAGCAGACGATCAAGACCGCGGTCGAGAAGATCGGCGAGCTGCGCAAGCGCTACCTGAACGTGTCCGTCCAGGACAAGGGCAAGCGGTTCAACACCGACCTGCTGGAGGCCATCGAGCTGGGCAACCTGCTCGACCTGGCCGAGGTCATGGCGGTGTCCGCGCTGGCCCGCAAGGAGTCCCGCGGCGGTCACTACCGCGAGGACTACCCCAACCGCGACGACGTCAACTTCATGCGGCACACCATGGCGTACCGCGAGGTGGGCGCAGACGGCGCAGAGTCGATCCGCCTCGACTACAAGCCGGTCGTGCAGACCCGCTACCAGCCGATGGAGCGTAAGTACTGA
- a CDS encoding succinate dehydrogenase hydrophobic membrane anchor subunit has protein sequence MSAETTSAEATDGASLYDVDHPAPVIEAPRKRTKKTGSASRGNFEMQAWLFMRLSGIVLVVLVLGHLLIQLVLDGGVSKIGFAFVAGRWASPFWQVWDLLMLWLAMLHGANGLRTVINDYAQRDNTRFWLKMLLYTATVFTVLLGTLVIFTFDPNIS, from the coding sequence ATGTCTGCTGAAACCACCTCCGCAGAGGCGACCGACGGCGCCTCGCTCTACGACGTGGACCACCCGGCGCCGGTCATCGAGGCGCCGCGCAAGCGCACGAAGAAGACCGGGAGTGCCTCCCGCGGCAACTTCGAGATGCAGGCCTGGCTGTTCATGCGGCTGTCCGGCATCGTGCTGGTCGTCCTGGTGCTGGGTCACCTGCTGATCCAGCTGGTCCTCGACGGCGGCGTCTCCAAGATCGGCTTCGCGTTCGTGGCCGGCCGCTGGGCCTCGCCGTTCTGGCAGGTCTGGGACCTGCTGATGCTGTGGCTGGCCATGCTGCACGGCGCCAACGGCCTGCGCACGGTCATCAACGACTACGCGCAGCGGGACAACACCCGCTTCTGGCTGAAGATGCTGCTGTACACCGCGACGGTCTTCACCGTCCTTCTGGGCACGCTGGTGATCTTCACCTTCGACCCGAACATCTCCTGA
- the sdhC gene encoding succinate dehydrogenase, cytochrome b556 subunit, whose product MPAGTLYRGREGMWSWVAHRVTGVLIFFFLFVHVLDTALVRVSPEAYDNVVATYKTPIVNVMEYGLVAAILFHALNGLRVIAVDFWAKGPKYQKQMLWAVGVVWFVLMAGAFYPVLQHTLRTLFGS is encoded by the coding sequence GTGCCGGCTGGAACGCTGTACCGCGGCCGGGAAGGCATGTGGTCCTGGGTGGCTCACCGAGTCACCGGCGTCCTCATTTTCTTCTTCCTGTTCGTCCACGTCCTCGACACCGCTCTCGTACGCGTCTCACCCGAGGCGTACGACAACGTCGTTGCGACATACAAGACGCCGATCGTCAACGTGATGGAGTACGGCCTGGTGGCCGCCATCCTCTTCCACGCGCTCAACGGCCTGCGGGTCATCGCCGTGGACTTCTGGGCGAAGGGCCCGAAGTACCAGAAGCAGATGCTGTGGGCCGTCGGCGTCGTCTGGTTCGTACTGATGGCCGGTGCCTTCTACCCCGTGCTGCAGCACACCCTGCGCACGCTGTTCGGGAGCTGA
- a CDS encoding 2-oxo-4-hydroxy-4-carboxy-5-ureidoimidazoline decarboxylase has translation MQPPWWGISSRAPGSALPRPRRADIGLGRFNALGRDDTLAALLRCCGSRRWAERVAAHRPYPDPESLLAASDEACYDLTAVELDEALAEESLSPQPLVGARGPGTLAAHTALRAAHAEYERRFRHVFVICLDGYRDEELLDQVLSGIRTRLGNEPDEERTIAAEELRRLARGRLIRLMSSEL, from the coding sequence GTGCAGCCCCCGTGGTGGGGCATATCGTCACGGGCCCCCGGCTCCGCCCTGCCCCGCCCCCGCCGTGCGGACATCGGGCTCGGCCGCTTCAACGCCCTCGGCCGTGACGACACCCTGGCCGCGCTCCTGCGCTGCTGCGGCAGCCGCCGCTGGGCCGAGCGGGTGGCCGCGCACCGCCCGTACCCGGATCCGGAGTCCCTGCTCGCCGCCTCCGACGAGGCCTGTTACGACCTGACGGCGGTGGAGCTGGATGAGGCGCTGGCCGAGGAGTCGCTTTCCCCGCAGCCGCTCGTCGGCGCCCGCGGGCCCGGCACCCTCGCCGCCCACACCGCGCTGCGCGCCGCCCACGCCGAGTACGAGCGGCGGTTCCGTCATGTCTTCGTCATCTGCCTGGACGGCTACCGCGACGAGGAACTGCTCGACCAGGTGCTGTCCGGCATCCGCACCCGGCTGGGCAATGAGCCGGACGAGGAGCGAACGATCGCCGCGGAGGAGCTGCGCCGGCTGGCGCGCGGCCGGCTGATCCGGCTGATGAGCTCCGAACTGTGA
- a CDS encoding glycoside hydrolase family 20 protein: MSNPMRPPRAPRPSALLRPLTRSRARRGPAARPALSAVALAGALLLSGCSGTAGTESPGSTSAKVNPSPAATPTWAPVTGKPQVIPAVREFHQAEGRGWRPSKGARVVVPAGEKSNVADEAQRMANDLGLGLVYGDQEVRPGDVEVKLTGKNTDNNVPAKSAADEAYTLKAAGTKLTLTAPTDAGIFYGTRTVKQAVHAAGGLPEGTIEDRPGRPQRGMSLDNARKPFSQNWIEDRLREIADLKLNQFQLHFSDDQGFRIQSDTHPEVVSADHLTKAQVRQIIALARTLHISVVPELDSPGHLGAVLAHYPALRLRNVQGRVIPGAIDISNPKSAPLIDSLLKEMSELFTNPKGAPAYWHLGGDEYQALMSSSPATKYPQLAKAARQKYGSRGTIEDLTTGWLNDRQKTVEAKGKNRIEAWNDGFFADGVVSAPKSRMVDYWTGTEAGKRDPAEYLHEGRNVMNFNDAFLYYVLGEPNQFTYPTGQRIYQSWTPMVLRGTRPVAVPANMTGPDRIPGARFAIWCDRAQAQTAQQVAAGIRLPLAALAQKTWDPRTPALSWAEFKALAGRV; the protein is encoded by the coding sequence ATGTCGAATCCGATGCGGCCGCCGCGCGCCCCGCGGCCCTCGGCCTTGCTGCGCCCCCTGACGAGGTCCAGGGCGCGGAGGGGCCCGGCGGCCCGGCCCGCGCTGTCGGCCGTGGCCCTCGCCGGTGCGCTGCTGCTCTCCGGCTGCTCCGGCACCGCCGGCACCGAGTCGCCCGGGAGTACCAGCGCCAAGGTGAACCCCTCGCCCGCCGCCACCCCGACCTGGGCACCGGTGACCGGAAAACCACAGGTCATCCCCGCCGTGCGGGAATTCCACCAGGCCGAAGGGCGCGGCTGGCGACCCTCCAAGGGAGCCCGGGTGGTGGTACCGGCCGGCGAGAAGAGCAATGTCGCCGACGAGGCCCAGCGGATGGCCAACGACCTCGGCCTCGGCCTCGTCTACGGCGACCAGGAGGTACGGCCCGGCGATGTCGAGGTGAAGCTCACGGGCAAGAACACCGACAACAACGTCCCCGCCAAGAGCGCCGCCGACGAGGCCTACACCCTCAAGGCCGCCGGGACCAAGCTCACCCTCACGGCCCCCACCGACGCCGGAATTTTCTACGGCACCCGCACCGTCAAACAGGCCGTACACGCCGCCGGCGGACTTCCCGAGGGCACCATCGAGGACCGGCCCGGCCGCCCGCAGCGCGGAATGTCGCTGGACAACGCCCGCAAGCCGTTCAGCCAGAACTGGATCGAGGACCGGCTGCGGGAGATCGCCGACCTCAAGCTCAACCAGTTCCAGCTGCACTTCTCCGACGACCAGGGCTTCCGCATCCAGAGCGACACCCACCCCGAGGTGGTCTCCGCCGACCATCTCACCAAGGCCCAGGTCCGCCAGATCATCGCGCTCGCGCGCACCCTGCACATCTCCGTGGTCCCGGAGCTGGACTCGCCCGGCCACCTGGGCGCCGTGCTGGCCCACTATCCCGCCCTGCGGCTGCGCAACGTACAGGGCCGGGTGATCCCCGGGGCGATCGACATCTCCAACCCCAAGTCCGCCCCGCTGATCGACTCGCTGCTGAAGGAAATGAGCGAGCTCTTCACCAACCCCAAGGGCGCCCCGGCGTACTGGCATCTGGGCGGCGACGAGTACCAGGCGCTGATGTCGTCCTCCCCCGCCACCAAGTACCCGCAGCTCGCGAAGGCGGCCCGGCAGAAGTACGGGTCCCGCGGCACCATCGAGGACCTGACGACCGGCTGGCTCAACGACCGGCAGAAGACCGTGGAGGCCAAGGGCAAGAACCGCATCGAGGCCTGGAACGACGGATTCTTCGCCGACGGCGTCGTGAGCGCGCCCAAGAGCCGGATGGTCGACTACTGGACCGGCACGGAGGCCGGCAAGCGCGACCCCGCGGAATACCTCCACGAGGGCCGCAACGTCATGAACTTCAATGACGCGTTCCTCTACTACGTGCTCGGTGAGCCCAACCAGTTCACCTATCCGACCGGCCAGCGGATCTACCAGAGCTGGACGCCGATGGTCCTCCGCGGCACCCGGCCGGTGGCGGTGCCCGCGAACATGACGGGCCCGGACCGCATCCCCGGGGCGCGCTTCGCGATCTGGTGCGACCGGGCGCAGGCGCAGACGGCGCAGCAGGTGGCGGCCGGGATCCGGCTGCCGCTGGCGGCACTGGCGCAGAAGACCTGGGACCCGCGGACGCCGGCCCTGTCCTGGGCGGAGTTCAAGGCGCTGGCCGGCCGGGTGTGA
- a CDS encoding RNA polymerase sigma factor: MRGDDIQPDDRRLTVAVQAAQDGDEAAFRTVYRAVHPRLLGYVRTLVSEPDVEDVTSEAWLQITRDLSRFSGDADRFRGWAARIARNRALDHIRMRGRRPAIGGDESELADTPGASDTAGEALEALGTGRAMRLIAGLPQDQAEAVVLRVVVGLDAKNAARVLGKRPGAVRTAAHRGLRRLAELIGDEPDRIQDGPRAGRRNGPREGRQGSGRGGGEDGAGQGEGTPSRPPAPGPPGGGGTMNGVPVQGRRRRDGVAESYVPGVTETAARTQKDM, encoded by the coding sequence GTGCGAGGGGACGACATTCAGCCGGACGACCGTCGGCTGACGGTGGCCGTGCAAGCGGCACAGGATGGTGACGAGGCGGCGTTCCGTACCGTCTACCGCGCCGTGCATCCCCGATTGTTGGGATATGTACGGACCTTGGTGAGCGAACCGGATGTGGAGGACGTCACGTCCGAGGCCTGGCTCCAGATCACCCGCGACCTCTCCCGCTTCAGTGGCGACGCCGACCGGTTCCGCGGCTGGGCCGCCCGTATCGCCCGCAACCGCGCCCTCGACCACATCAGGATGCGCGGCCGGCGCCCGGCGATCGGCGGCGACGAGAGTGAGCTGGCCGACACCCCCGGCGCGTCCGACACCGCGGGCGAGGCACTTGAAGCGCTGGGCACCGGCCGCGCCATGCGGCTGATAGCCGGGCTGCCACAGGACCAGGCCGAGGCGGTGGTGCTCCGGGTGGTGGTCGGACTCGACGCCAAGAACGCCGCGCGGGTGCTCGGCAAACGGCCCGGCGCGGTGCGCACCGCCGCACACCGCGGACTGCGGCGGCTCGCCGAGCTGATCGGCGACGAGCCGGACCGGATCCAGGACGGACCTCGGGCCGGACGCCGTAACGGACCTCGGGAAGGACGCCAGGGCAGTGGCCGGGGCGGCGGGGAAGACGGCGCCGGCCAAGGGGAAGGAACCCCCTCGCGGCCACCCGCGCCGGGCCCGCCCGGAGGTGGCGGGACAATGAACGGAGTGCCCGTACAGGGCAGAAGACGCCGCGACGGCGTGGCGGAATCGTACGTACCGGGTGTGACGGAAACGGCCGCACGAACGCAGAAGGACATGTGA
- a CDS encoding L,D-transpeptidase family protein, producing the protein MAAVLMVAALATGCRPVTVTGAGSPPSAGARYAPTSPAPPPLGHQAPPAPDRHATPPRPQRTAHHASPAHRPLMATGSRGAQVRELQARLAQLGLFDHSPTGYYASVTATSVRAFQQRQGLPRTGTVQSTAWRALRSHTRTPSHTELYPPTTRPVGTPDPRCMTGRVICISKRSNTLTWMVDGRVVSAMDVRFGSQYTPTREGVFALTFKSRHHVSTLFHTAMPYAMFFSGGQAVHYSPDFAARGYRGASHGCVNVRDKTKIAALFHTAKRGTKVVVFH; encoded by the coding sequence GTGGCCGCGGTGCTGATGGTGGCGGCGCTGGCGACGGGCTGCCGCCCGGTGACGGTCACCGGAGCCGGTTCGCCCCCCAGCGCGGGCGCCCGCTACGCCCCCACCTCCCCCGCTCCCCCGCCGCTCGGCCACCAGGCACCCCCCGCCCCGGACCGGCACGCCACCCCGCCGCGCCCCCAGCGCACCGCCCACCACGCGTCACCGGCCCACCGGCCGCTCATGGCAACCGGCTCCCGCGGCGCGCAGGTCCGCGAACTCCAGGCGAGGCTGGCCCAGCTGGGTCTCTTCGACCACTCCCCGACGGGCTACTACGCCTCGGTGACCGCGACCTCGGTCCGCGCCTTCCAGCAGCGGCAGGGCCTGCCCCGTACGGGCACCGTGCAGTCCACGGCCTGGAGGGCGCTGCGGTCCCACACCCGCACGCCCTCGCACACCGAGCTCTACCCGCCCACCACGCGTCCGGTCGGCACCCCCGACCCGCGCTGTATGACGGGCAGGGTGATCTGCATCAGCAAGCGCAGCAACACCCTCACCTGGATGGTCGACGGCCGGGTCGTCTCGGCGATGGATGTCCGCTTCGGCTCGCAGTACACCCCCACCCGCGAGGGCGTCTTCGCGCTCACCTTCAAGAGCCGCCATCACGTCTCGACGCTCTTCCACACGGCCATGCCGTACGCGATGTTCTTCAGCGGCGGCCAGGCCGTCCACTACTCCCCGGACTTCGCCGCCCGCGGCTACCGCGGCGCCTCACACGGCTGCGTCAACGTCCGCGACAAGACCAAGATCGCCGCCCTGTTCCACACAGCGAAGAGGGGCACCAAGGTGGTCGTCTTCCACTGA